A region from the Bactrocera dorsalis isolate Fly_Bdor chromosome 1, ASM2337382v1, whole genome shotgun sequence genome encodes:
- the LOC105221774 gene encoding solute carrier organic anion transporter family member 4A1 isoform X1, with the protein MNRLAVPGVPSTDQACNGLSISNLTVISTMTNAKQNGDVSPQIDTNFIELSPSGDLSVSQASFDAMSNKETDKMFGWEKFKPKFLQRFCNAKWALFWLCWGGAMQGLIVNGFINVVITTIERRFGLRSRQTGLVASGYDIASFVCLVPVTYFGGRVGASKPKILAWGVILMAIGSLTFALPHFLVSSYRATMSDSNVCQSGATNGTHYETCSSEADTFAEQENLSWTVWLFFLAQLLHGAGASPLFTLGVTYIDENVSTKMSSVYLGIFYTMAIIGPAVGYVLGGQLLLIYTEFMTVDASDLGLTSSSKVWIGAWWIGFIFAAIACFLLSIPIFGYPSSLPGAKELQQQKVSEAYNADGQQIEQPFTKLKDMPSALLSLLKNPTFFCLNMAGATEGLVIAGFAAFLPKQIENQFSISPVWSALLMGLITVPAGGGGTFLGGYLIKKLKLNCANIIKMCLIMTTISAFFTSCFLLSCPNLAFAGVTTQYRREVLKDSAKEMTNLTDGVERSYLGMQLQSSCNVGCGCSKLNYEPICGADGILYYSPCFAGCLEEYHLNQVKIYTNCSCIDKQLFDSGDAPDATNLMCKSTCHYLSYFVGLCFVLMLFTFLSTMPALSATLRCVRDDQRSFALGIQWIKVRLFGTIPAPMVFGKLIDDSCILWQETCDEDGSGVGACLVYDNYNMSKYMWLLALVGKTLSVIFFFGALWFYIPPKKSAINSDNSQTVNNSADITKVATVEAK; encoded by the exons ATGAATCGATTGGCGGTACCTGGAGTGCCATCAACCGATCAAGCCTGTAACGGTTTATCAATCAGCAATCTAACTGTAATTAGTACAATGACAAATGCCAAACAAAATGGTGATGTTTCACCACAAATCGATACAAACTTTATTGAACTGTCGCCATCGGGTGACTTAAGTGTTTCGCAAGCGTCCTTCGACGCCATGTCTAATAAGGAAACGGACAAAATGTTTGGATGGGAAAAATTTAAACCGAAATTTCTACAACGCTTCTGCAATGCAAAATGGGCTCTCTTCTGGCTCTGTTGGGGTGGCGCTATGCAAG GGCTTATCGTGAATGGCTTCATTAATGTCGTCATTACGACTATCGAACGACGTTTCGGACTGCGCTCTCGTCAAACGGGTCTTGTCGCCAGTGGCTACGATATCGCCTCATTCGTTTGCCTGGTGCCTGTCACATATTTTGGTGGACGTGTTGGTGCATCAAAGCCAAAAATTTTAGCATGGGGCGTTATTCTAATGGCCATTGGATCATTGACATTTGCGCTGCCACATTTTCTAGTCAGTAGTTATCGTGCAACAATGAGCGATAGTAATGTTTGTCAAAGCGGCGCAACAAATGGGACACATTATgag ACTTGCAGTTCGGAAGCCGATACATTTGCTGAGCAAGAGAATCTTTCTTGGACCGTGTGGTTGTTCTTTTTGGCGCAGTTGCTGCATGGTGCCGGCGCTTCGCCGCTCTTCACCCTCGGTGTCACATATATCGATGAGAATGTCTCCACGAAGATGTCCTCTGTGTATTTGG GTATATTCTACACGATGGCGATAATTGGCCCTGCCGTGGGTTATGTGCTTGGCGGGCAGCTTTTACTGATTTATACCGAGTTCATGACGGTGGATGCCTCTGA CTTAGGTCTGACAAGCTCCAGCAAGGTTTGGATTGGCGCTTGGTGGATTGGTTTCATTTTTGCAGCGATTGCTTGTTTTCTACTCTCCATACCGATATTCGGTTATCCATCATCACTGCCGGGAGCTAAAGAATTGCAGCAACAAAAAGTGTCTGAAGCCTACAATGCCGATGGACAGCAAATTGAGCAGCCATTCACCAAACTCAAAGACATGCCAAGCGCATTACTATCATTGCTGAAGAATCCCACATTTTTCTGTCTGAATATGGCCGGTGCCACAGAAGGTCTAGTAATCGCCGGGTTCGCAGCCTTTCTACCCAAACAAATCGAAAATCAATTCAGTATTTCGCCAGTTTGGTCCGCGCTCTTAATGGGACTCATTACAGTGCCCGCAGGAGGTGGTGGCACTTTCCTCGGCGGttatctaattaaaaaattgaaactaaactgcgccaatattataaaaatgtgtttgatTATGACAACGATTTCGGCATTCTTTACATCTTGCTTTTTGCTCTCCTGTCCGAATTTGGCGTTTGCGGGTGTCACAACACAGTATCGCAGGGAAGTGCTTAAAGACAGTGCCAAGGAAATGACAAATTTGACAGATGGCGTGGAACGCTCTTACTTGGGCATGCAGCTGCAATCGAGTTGTAATGTGGGCTGTGGTTGCAGTAAATTGAATTATGAACCGATTTGTGGCGCTGATGGTATTCTCTATTATAGTCCATGCTTCGCTGGATGCCTTGAGGAATATCATCTGAACCAGGTTAAAATTTACACGAATTGTTCGTGCATCGATAAGCAATTGTTTGATAGTGGTGACGCTCCAGATGCCACGAATCTGATGTGTAAATCTACTTGTCATTACCTGTCGTATTTCGTGGGCTTGTGTTTTGTGCTGATGCTCTTTACATTCCTGTCGACAATGCCGGCACTGTCGGCTACACTGAG GTGTGTGCGCGACGATCAGCGTTCCTTTGCACTCGGTATACAGTGGATAAAAGTGCGGCTTTTCGGTACTATACCAGCGCCAATGGTTTTCGGCAAGCTCATTGATGATTCATGCATTCTTTGGCAGGAGACTTGCGATGAAGACGGCAGCGGTGTGGGGGCTTGTTTGGTCTACGACAACTACAACATGAGCAA GTATATGTGGCTGCTAGCGCTGGTAGGCAAAACGCTGTctgttatatttttctttggcGCACTGTGGTTTTACATACCACCCAAAAAGTCAGCGATTAACAGCGATAACTCACAGACTGTAAATAACAGCGCCGACATAACAAAAGTGGCCACGGTCGAGGCCAAATGA
- the LOC105221774 gene encoding solute carrier organic anion transporter family member 4A1 isoform X2, translating into MTNAKQNGDVSPQIDTNFIELSPSGDLSVSQASFDAMSNKETDKMFGWEKFKPKFLQRFCNAKWALFWLCWGGAMQGLIVNGFINVVITTIERRFGLRSRQTGLVASGYDIASFVCLVPVTYFGGRVGASKPKILAWGVILMAIGSLTFALPHFLVSSYRATMSDSNVCQSGATNGTHYETCSSEADTFAEQENLSWTVWLFFLAQLLHGAGASPLFTLGVTYIDENVSTKMSSVYLGIFYTMAIIGPAVGYVLGGQLLLIYTEFMTVDASDLGLTSSSKVWIGAWWIGFIFAAIACFLLSIPIFGYPSSLPGAKELQQQKVSEAYNADGQQIEQPFTKLKDMPSALLSLLKNPTFFCLNMAGATEGLVIAGFAAFLPKQIENQFSISPVWSALLMGLITVPAGGGGTFLGGYLIKKLKLNCANIIKMCLIMTTISAFFTSCFLLSCPNLAFAGVTTQYRREVLKDSAKEMTNLTDGVERSYLGMQLQSSCNVGCGCSKLNYEPICGADGILYYSPCFAGCLEEYHLNQVKIYTNCSCIDKQLFDSGDAPDATNLMCKSTCHYLSYFVGLCFVLMLFTFLSTMPALSATLRCVRDDQRSFALGIQWIKVRLFGTIPAPMVFGKLIDDSCILWQETCDEDGSGVGACLVYDNYNMSKYMWLLALVGKTLSVIFFFGALWFYIPPKKSAINSDNSQTVNNSADITKVATVEAK; encoded by the exons ATGACAAATGCCAAACAAAATGGTGATGTTTCACCACAAATCGATACAAACTTTATTGAACTGTCGCCATCGGGTGACTTAAGTGTTTCGCAAGCGTCCTTCGACGCCATGTCTAATAAGGAAACGGACAAAATGTTTGGATGGGAAAAATTTAAACCGAAATTTCTACAACGCTTCTGCAATGCAAAATGGGCTCTCTTCTGGCTCTGTTGGGGTGGCGCTATGCAAG GGCTTATCGTGAATGGCTTCATTAATGTCGTCATTACGACTATCGAACGACGTTTCGGACTGCGCTCTCGTCAAACGGGTCTTGTCGCCAGTGGCTACGATATCGCCTCATTCGTTTGCCTGGTGCCTGTCACATATTTTGGTGGACGTGTTGGTGCATCAAAGCCAAAAATTTTAGCATGGGGCGTTATTCTAATGGCCATTGGATCATTGACATTTGCGCTGCCACATTTTCTAGTCAGTAGTTATCGTGCAACAATGAGCGATAGTAATGTTTGTCAAAGCGGCGCAACAAATGGGACACATTATgag ACTTGCAGTTCGGAAGCCGATACATTTGCTGAGCAAGAGAATCTTTCTTGGACCGTGTGGTTGTTCTTTTTGGCGCAGTTGCTGCATGGTGCCGGCGCTTCGCCGCTCTTCACCCTCGGTGTCACATATATCGATGAGAATGTCTCCACGAAGATGTCCTCTGTGTATTTGG GTATATTCTACACGATGGCGATAATTGGCCCTGCCGTGGGTTATGTGCTTGGCGGGCAGCTTTTACTGATTTATACCGAGTTCATGACGGTGGATGCCTCTGA CTTAGGTCTGACAAGCTCCAGCAAGGTTTGGATTGGCGCTTGGTGGATTGGTTTCATTTTTGCAGCGATTGCTTGTTTTCTACTCTCCATACCGATATTCGGTTATCCATCATCACTGCCGGGAGCTAAAGAATTGCAGCAACAAAAAGTGTCTGAAGCCTACAATGCCGATGGACAGCAAATTGAGCAGCCATTCACCAAACTCAAAGACATGCCAAGCGCATTACTATCATTGCTGAAGAATCCCACATTTTTCTGTCTGAATATGGCCGGTGCCACAGAAGGTCTAGTAATCGCCGGGTTCGCAGCCTTTCTACCCAAACAAATCGAAAATCAATTCAGTATTTCGCCAGTTTGGTCCGCGCTCTTAATGGGACTCATTACAGTGCCCGCAGGAGGTGGTGGCACTTTCCTCGGCGGttatctaattaaaaaattgaaactaaactgcgccaatattataaaaatgtgtttgatTATGACAACGATTTCGGCATTCTTTACATCTTGCTTTTTGCTCTCCTGTCCGAATTTGGCGTTTGCGGGTGTCACAACACAGTATCGCAGGGAAGTGCTTAAAGACAGTGCCAAGGAAATGACAAATTTGACAGATGGCGTGGAACGCTCTTACTTGGGCATGCAGCTGCAATCGAGTTGTAATGTGGGCTGTGGTTGCAGTAAATTGAATTATGAACCGATTTGTGGCGCTGATGGTATTCTCTATTATAGTCCATGCTTCGCTGGATGCCTTGAGGAATATCATCTGAACCAGGTTAAAATTTACACGAATTGTTCGTGCATCGATAAGCAATTGTTTGATAGTGGTGACGCTCCAGATGCCACGAATCTGATGTGTAAATCTACTTGTCATTACCTGTCGTATTTCGTGGGCTTGTGTTTTGTGCTGATGCTCTTTACATTCCTGTCGACAATGCCGGCACTGTCGGCTACACTGAG GTGTGTGCGCGACGATCAGCGTTCCTTTGCACTCGGTATACAGTGGATAAAAGTGCGGCTTTTCGGTACTATACCAGCGCCAATGGTTTTCGGCAAGCTCATTGATGATTCATGCATTCTTTGGCAGGAGACTTGCGATGAAGACGGCAGCGGTGTGGGGGCTTGTTTGGTCTACGACAACTACAACATGAGCAA GTATATGTGGCTGCTAGCGCTGGTAGGCAAAACGCTGTctgttatatttttctttggcGCACTGTGGTTTTACATACCACCCAAAAAGTCAGCGATTAACAGCGATAACTCACAGACTGTAAATAACAGCGCCGACATAACAAAAGTGGCCACGGTCGAGGCCAAATGA
- the LOC125778261 gene encoding uncharacterized protein LOC125778261 codes for MKRKLQQKRIKRWTQSEISKIIDYMAEHGNLEKPTARIYYETFLEISPIDATWDLIKWKVRYLKTLYAKANQWLSSPEAKLLSEEQVVERLQKICPNYERLRKIFGVKQAQVVEILDSNDSFPDCYIDEFEENSDMAVDVKVFADYDGFENLPADETESMIFENKLSAEVEITQMSTNSTPALSDVLHEQLIADETPAAETSPDTKDASNEQTIAKRVKKESLRHSLSALSQSQESRNEMQRLRLKFEEYKFVQEFQFVKQKFEAEMELKKQELELRKIEIESNEKLKLMEIEKSERIAKYELNLKYNGHNDSLRSD; via the exons atgaagaggaaattacaacaaaaaagaattaaaagatGGACACAAAgcgaaataagtaaaattattgaCTATATGGCAGAACATGGAAATTTGGAG AAACCAACAGCACGAATATACTATGAGACATTCCTAGAAATTTCGCCGATCGATGCAACTTGGGATTTAATAAAATGGAAGGTGCGTTATTTGAAAACACTCTACGCAAAGGCGAATCAATGGTTAAGTTCTCCCGAAGCTAAATTGCTAAGCGAGGAACAGGTTGTTG AGCGTTTACAGAAAATATGTCCCAACTATGAGCGTTTACGAAAGATATTTGGCGTGAAGCAAGCGCAAGTTGTGGAGATTCTCGACTCGAACGACTCATTTCCCGATTGTTATATTGATGAATTTGAGGAAAATAGTGACATGGCGGTGGATGTAAAGGTATTCGCTGATTACGATGGATTTGAAAACCTTCCAGCAGATGAAACTGAAAgcatgatttttgaaaataaattaagcgCAGAAGTGGAAATTACTCAAATGTCAACCAATTCTACACCAGCACTAAGCGATGTATTACATGAACAGTTAATTGCAGACGAAACGCCAGCTGCAGAAACTTCGCCCGACACCAAAGATGCGAGCAACGAACAAACGATTGCAAAGCGGGTAAAAAAAGAATCACTGCGACATTCACTCTCGGCCTTAAGTCAAAGTCAGGAAAGCCGCAATGAAATGCAACGGCTACGATTGAAATTTGAGGAATATAAATTCGTGCAGGAATTTCAATTTGTTAAACAGAAATTCGAAGCCGAAATGGAGTTGAAAAAGCAAGAACTCGaattaagaaaaatagaaatagagaGTAATGAAAAGCTAAAACTCATGGAGATTGAGAAAAGCGAACGAATCGCTAAATatgaattgaatttgaaatataatggACACAATGATAGTCTGCGCTCAGACTAG